From one Cardiocondyla obscurior isolate alpha-2009 linkage group LG06, Cobs3.1, whole genome shotgun sequence genomic stretch:
- the LOC139103202 gene encoding uncharacterized protein codes for MTENVYVIKVKTKPSLSSLYPSERRYSASTVGGLSLVHFGLGTLAFFLGILALSLQGPILSVACLVPFVTGLLAWRRWYIDRNIALFFYANLLSLIAAILCLVITIFDITAASNSTNGSLWPLEKILNSPSYYHRPAKDFANNIDNISLTENSFNVTEELKLPVFSRSFNAELNGSDIHDIKNNDDYMVTEASFMYEESMIISREVFQDKNTNLTHGFTNLTKENTFWRSRYEESPHARLLLTLNVLMASLLETFWSLLSAKIAFCGMRNRLPENGNVIGGSKVTRLPLQKRKAPAPRPDILDHDHRISEALQNLQGLTGVGPRLPLPESNREFRERVERFLVNQATHRVVEGA; via the coding sequence ATGACGGAGAACGTGTACGTGATCAAAGTAAAGACAAAACCTTCGCTGTCGTCTTTGTACCCATCGGAACGTCGTTACTCGGCGTCGACGGTCGGCGGACTGTCCTTGGTCCACTTCGGACTCGGAACGTTGGCTTTTTTTCTAGGCATCCTCGCTTTGTCCTTGCAGGGCCCAATTTTGTCGGTCGCATGCTTGGTGCCGTTCGTGACAGGCCTTCTCGCTTGGCGACGGTGGTATATCGACCGGAACATCGCCCTTTTCTTCTACGCCAATCTTTTATCTCTAATAGCTGCGATCCTCTGCCTCGTCATTACGATCTTCGACATTACGGCAGCCTCAAATAGCACGAACGGATCTCTGTGGCCgttggaaaaaattttaaactctCCAAGTTATTACCATCGTCCTGCCAAAGACTTTGCAAATAACATTGATAATATTTCGCTGACCGAGAACTCATTCAACGTCACTGAAGAATTGAAACTACCGGTGTTTTCAAGATCCTTCAACGCGGAGCTCAACGGGTCAGATATccacgatattaaaaataacgacgATTACATGGTGACAGAGGCATCATTTATGTATGAAGAAAGCATGATAATATCAAGAGAAGTCTTTCAGGATAAAAACACAAATTTGACGCATGGGTTTACGAACCTGACAAAGGAAAATACCTTCTGGCGCAGCCGTTACGAGGAGTCGCCACACGCCAGGCTGCTGTTAACCTTGAACGTTCTGATGGCGTCTCTTCTGGAGACTTTTTGGTCGCTGCTCAGCGCGAAGATCGCCTTCTGCGGGATGAGAAATCGATTGCCGGAGAACGGTAACGTCATCGGTGGGTCCAAGGTAACGAGGTTGCCGCTGCAAAAGAGGAAAGCCCCGGCGCCCAGGCCGGACATACTGGACCACGATCATCGGATATCGGAAGCTCTTCAAAACTTGCAGGGTCTTACTGGAGTTGGACCTCGGTTACCTCTGCCAGAATCCAACAGGGAATTTAGGGAAAGGGTTGAGAGATTCTTGGTAAATCAGGCAACGCATAGAGTTGTTGAGGGTGCTTGA